The Pseudomonas orientalis genome contains a region encoding:
- a CDS encoding multifunctional CCA addition/repair protein, with product MKIYKVGGAVRDRLLGIKVTDIDRVVVGATTEEMLAKGFKPVGADFPVFLDPRNGDEYALARTERKSGRGYGGFVFHASPEVTLEEDLIRRDLTINAMAEDDEGNLTDPYHGQRDLDARILRHVSPAFAEDPLRVLRVARFAARYAHLGFTVAAPTLALMRQLSESGELEALTPERSWKEISRALMEDQPQVFIQVLRDCNALKTLMPEVDALFGVPQPAAHHPEIDTGLHTLSVLEQAALHKLPLTVRWACLLHDVGKGLTPVDKLPQHIAHEHRGLKLIKTVNERFKVPRDCQELALLVGQYHTHGHRALELKASTLLELLQSFDVYRRPQRFEEFVLACEMDARGRTGFEQRTYPQADYLRGAAKAAREVQVAPLLEKGFKGPALGEALKRERLNALKAYKQQQGPL from the coding sequence ATGAAAATCTACAAAGTCGGCGGTGCGGTGCGTGATCGCCTGCTGGGCATCAAGGTCACCGACATCGACCGCGTCGTTGTCGGCGCCACCACTGAAGAGATGCTGGCCAAAGGTTTCAAACCGGTCGGCGCTGACTTCCCCGTGTTCCTGGACCCCAGAAACGGCGATGAATACGCCCTGGCCCGCACCGAACGTAAAAGTGGCCGGGGTTACGGCGGCTTCGTATTTCACGCCAGCCCCGAAGTCACGCTGGAAGAAGACCTGATTCGTCGCGACCTGACCATCAATGCCATGGCTGAAGACGATGAGGGCAATCTGACCGACCCTTACCACGGCCAACGCGATCTGGACGCGCGTATTTTACGTCACGTATCGCCCGCTTTCGCCGAAGATCCCTTGCGAGTGCTGCGCGTTGCGCGCTTCGCCGCGCGTTATGCGCACCTCGGATTCACCGTGGCCGCGCCAACGCTTGCGCTGATGCGTCAGCTCAGCGAATCCGGCGAACTGGAGGCGCTGACCCCGGAGCGCAGCTGGAAAGAAATTTCCCGGGCACTGATGGAAGATCAGCCTCAGGTGTTCATCCAGGTGCTGCGCGACTGCAATGCGCTGAAAACCTTGATGCCGGAGGTGGATGCGCTGTTCGGCGTGCCGCAGCCCGCAGCCCATCATCCCGAGATCGACACAGGCCTGCACACATTGAGCGTGTTGGAGCAGGCGGCCTTGCACAAGCTACCGCTGACCGTACGCTGGGCCTGCCTGCTGCACGACGTGGGCAAGGGCCTGACGCCTGTGGATAAGTTGCCGCAGCATATTGCCCACGAACATCGGGGCTTGAAGCTGATCAAGACCGTCAATGAACGCTTCAAAGTGCCAAGGGATTGCCAGGAACTGGCGCTGTTGGTGGGCCAATATCACACCCACGGCCATCGAGCCCTGGAGCTGAAGGCCTCGACACTGCTGGAATTGCTGCAGAGTTTTGACGTCTACCGTCGCCCGCAACGCTTTGAGGAGTTTGTGCTCGCCTGCGAGATGGATGCGCGGGGTCGCACGGGCTTTGAACAGCGAACTTATCCACAGGCCGATTATTTGCGTGGCGCGGCGAAGGCTGCGCGCGAGGTGCAGGTAGCACCGTTGCTGGAAAAAGGCTTCAAAGGCCCCGCGCTGGGCGAAGCGCTCAAGCGTGAACGGCTTAACGCGCTCAAAGCCTACAAGCAACAACAAGGCCCATTGTAG
- the folK gene encoding 2-amino-4-hydroxy-6-hydroxymethyldihydropteridine diphosphokinase, translating into MSLTQVYLGLGSNIERELNLRAGLDALASFLTDMRCSAVFESQPVGIKSGPFFNLVVSGCTDLPLMELDRRLKSIEADNGRYAPDRKGLPLDIDVLLYGDLVGNFDGLVLPRAEILKNAFVLWPLSMMAPDRVHPEVGKTLADLWRGAQIDQVLAPVGFEWQGRQLTADVLL; encoded by the coding sequence ATGTCGCTGACTCAGGTTTACCTTGGCCTTGGCAGTAATATCGAGCGCGAGCTCAATTTACGTGCGGGCCTTGATGCGCTGGCGAGCTTTTTGACGGACATGCGCTGTTCGGCGGTGTTCGAAAGCCAGCCGGTGGGTATCAAGAGCGGGCCGTTCTTCAATCTGGTGGTGTCGGGCTGCACCGACCTGCCGTTGATGGAGCTGGACCGCCGGTTGAAATCCATCGAGGCCGACAATGGTCGTTATGCGCCCGATCGCAAAGGCTTGCCGCTGGATATCGACGTGCTGCTGTATGGCGATCTGGTGGGTAACTTTGATGGTTTGGTGCTGCCGCGTGCGGAGATCCTCAAGAACGCATTTGTCTTGTGGCCGCTGTCGATGATGGCGCCGGATCGTGTTCACCCTGAGGTGGGCAAGACCTTGGCCGACCTATGGCGCGGTGCGCAGATTGACCAGGTGCTGGCGCCTGTCGGGTTTGAATGGCAGGGCCGGCAACTCACGGCAGACGTGCTTCTGTAG
- the folB gene encoding dihydroneopterin aldolase has translation MDRVFIEGLEVDTVIGAYDWERGIRQCLRLDLSFAWDNRPAAAGDDLSLALDYASVSARIQAFAEQSQYQLVETFAERLAQVLMSEFQIPWLHLKLTKPGAVPAAKGVGVEIERGCR, from the coding sequence TTGGACAGAGTGTTTATCGAAGGCCTGGAAGTCGACACCGTGATCGGCGCCTACGACTGGGAGCGCGGCATCCGTCAATGCCTGCGCCTGGACCTGAGCTTTGCCTGGGACAACCGTCCGGCCGCCGCCGGTGACGACCTGAGCCTGGCGCTGGATTACGCCAGTGTGTCCGCGCGTATCCAGGCCTTTGCCGAACAGTCCCAATACCAACTGGTGGAAACCTTCGCCGAGCGCCTTGCCCAAGTGCTGATGAGTGAATTCCAGATTCCCTGGCTGCACCTCAAATTGACCAAGCCAGGCGCCGTCCCGGCCGCCAAGGGCGTGGGCGTGGAGATCGAGCGCGGATGTCGCTGA
- the plsY gene encoding glycerol-3-phosphate 1-O-acyltransferase PlsY yields the protein MFWSLAILAYLLGSLSFAILLSRLTGNPDPRMSGSGNAGATNMLRLAGKKLAVLTLLGDLCKGLLPVLIASLAGLTLQQQAWVGICAVLGHLFPLYFRFRGGKGVATAAGLLLGIYPPAALLAVLAWLLTFYLTRTSSLAALIATPLTLPLLAWQEPAALLPMSVLTLLIVWRHRGNLRDLFAGRERHF from the coding sequence ATGTTTTGGTCACTGGCGATTCTCGCCTACCTGCTCGGCTCGCTGTCCTTTGCCATTTTGCTCAGCCGCCTGACGGGAAATCCCGATCCGCGAATGAGTGGCTCAGGCAATGCCGGCGCCACCAATATGTTGCGCCTGGCCGGCAAGAAACTTGCCGTGCTGACGCTGCTGGGCGACCTCTGCAAGGGCCTGCTGCCCGTACTGATCGCCAGCCTTGCGGGCCTTACCCTGCAACAGCAGGCCTGGGTGGGCATCTGCGCCGTCCTCGGCCACCTGTTCCCCCTGTACTTCCGCTTTCGCGGCGGCAAAGGTGTCGCCACCGCGGCCGGCTTGCTGCTGGGGATCTACCCTCCGGCAGCCCTGCTGGCGGTGCTCGCCTGGCTGCTGACGTTCTACCTGACCCGCACCAGCTCCCTGGCGGCGCTGATCGCCACACCGCTCACCCTGCCGTTGCTGGCCTGGCAGGAGCCGGCGGCGCTGCTGCCGATGAGCGTGCTGACACTGCTGATCGTCTGGCGCCACCGCGGCAATCTACGCGACCTGTTTGCCGGGCGCGAACGGCATTTTTAA
- the tsaD gene encoding tRNA (adenosine(37)-N6)-threonylcarbamoyltransferase complex transferase subunit TsaD — protein MLVLGLETSCDETGVALYDSERGLLADALFSQIDLHRAYGGVVPELASRDHVKRMLPLIRQVLDEAGCVPTEIDAIAYTAGPGLVGALLVGASCAQALAFAWGIPALGVHHMEGHLLAPMLEKTPPAFPFVALLVSGGHTQLVQVDGIGQYTLLGESLDDAAGEAFDKTAKMMGLNYPGGPEIARLAEKGVAGRYTFPRPMCDRPGLMFSFSGLKTSALNTWQQSVSAGDDGEQARCDIALAFQQAVVETLTIKCKRALKQAGMKRLVIAGGVSANKALRSSLEKMLGEMKGDVFYARPEFCTDNGAMIAYAGCQRLQAGQHESLAISVQARWPMEQLSPL, from the coding sequence ATGCTAGTACTGGGACTTGAAACCTCCTGCGACGAAACCGGTGTCGCACTTTACGACAGTGAACGCGGGCTCCTGGCCGATGCACTCTTCAGTCAGATCGACCTGCATCGCGCCTATGGCGGCGTGGTGCCGGAGCTTGCCAGCCGTGATCACGTCAAACGTATGCTGCCATTGATCCGCCAGGTGCTGGATGAAGCCGGCTGCGTGCCGACCGAGATCGATGCCATTGCCTATACCGCAGGTCCCGGATTGGTCGGAGCCCTGCTGGTTGGGGCTTCCTGTGCCCAGGCGCTGGCATTTGCCTGGGGCATTCCGGCCCTCGGTGTGCACCACATGGAAGGTCATTTACTGGCCCCGATGCTGGAAAAAACACCGCCGGCGTTCCCGTTCGTCGCTTTGTTGGTTTCGGGGGGGCATACGCAGCTGGTTCAGGTCGACGGCATCGGTCAATACACGTTGTTGGGCGAGTCGCTGGACGACGCCGCCGGCGAAGCCTTTGACAAGACCGCGAAGATGATGGGGCTCAATTACCCCGGCGGTCCGGAAATCGCCCGCCTCGCCGAAAAAGGTGTGGCCGGTCGTTACACGTTCCCGCGGCCGATGTGTGATCGGCCTGGTTTGATGTTCAGCTTCAGCGGCCTTAAAACCTCCGCGCTCAATACCTGGCAGCAGAGCGTCAGCGCCGGGGACGACGGCGAGCAAGCCCGTTGCGACATCGCGCTGGCGTTCCAGCAGGCCGTGGTAGAGACTTTGACCATCAAGTGCAAGCGTGCCCTGAAGCAGGCCGGCATGAAGCGTCTGGTGATTGCCGGCGGCGTCAGCGCCAACAAGGCCTTGCGCAGTTCGCTGGAGAAGATGCTTGGGGAAATGAAGGGCGATGTGTTTTACGCGCGCCCTGAGTTTTGCACCGACAATGGCGCGATGATCGCCTACGCCGGCTGCCAGCGCCTGCAGGCCGGGCAGCATGAAAGCCTGGCGATCAGCGTACAGGCGCGTTGGCCGATGGAGCAGTTGTCGCCTTTGTAG
- the rpsU gene encoding 30S ribosomal protein S21, whose product MPAVKVKENEPFDVALRRFKRSCEKAGVLAEVRSREFYEKPTSERKRKAAAAVKRHAKKVQREQRRAVRLY is encoded by the coding sequence ATGCCAGCCGTCAAAGTAAAAGAGAACGAACCCTTCGACGTAGCTCTGCGTCGTTTCAAGCGCTCCTGCGAAAAAGCCGGTGTTCTGGCTGAAGTTCGTAGCCGCGAATTTTACGAGAAGCCAACTTCTGAGCGTAAGCGTAAAGCAGCAGCCGCTGTTAAGCGTCACGCCAAGAAAGTTCAGCGCGAGCAGCGCCGCGCCGTTCGTCTGTACTAA
- the dnaG gene encoding DNA primase produces MAGLIPQSFIDDLLNRTDIVDVVSSRVQLKKAGKNYTACCPFHKEKTPSFSVSPDKQFYYCFGCGAGGNALGFLMDHDNLDFPQAVEDLAKAAGMEIPREESGRAHKPRQPTDSPLYPLLTAAADFYRQALKSHPQRKAAVDYLKGRGLTGEIARDFGLGFAPPGWDNLYKHLSSDTLQQKAMIDAGLLVENAETGKRYDRFRDRVMFPIRDSRGRIIAFGGRVLGDDKPKYLNSPETPVFHKGQELYGLFEARKNNRNLDEIIVVEGYMDVIALAQQGLRNAVATLGTATSEEHMKRLFRVVPSVLFCFDGDQAGRNAAWRALEATLSSLQDGRRARFLFLPEGEDPDTLVRSEGTDAFRARINQHAQPLADYFFQQLTEEADPRSLEGKAHMATLAAPLIDKVPGANLKSLMRMRLLEITGLSGEAVSQLVHNAPQDAPPAYDPGMDYDAMPDYSDFHQPQEAYAPQQEWTPKKPGAGGKKWDKKPWSKNGKRGDRDEAHAPRTPVAVEAPTLIALRTLIHHPQLAGKVESADHFANESNTYAQVLIALIEAVQKNPKLNSIQLMARWHGTEQGRLLKALAEKEWLIDGDNLEQQFLDTINRLSAGQHTQTLDELIKRARQPGLSAEEQIQIAKQMRDLLKQNVCTSNPTSAGV; encoded by the coding sequence ATGGCCGGGCTGATTCCCCAGAGCTTTATTGACGACCTTCTGAACCGCACCGACATCGTCGATGTCGTCAGCTCACGCGTGCAACTGAAAAAAGCCGGCAAGAACTACACCGCCTGCTGCCCGTTCCATAAAGAAAAAACCCCGTCGTTCAGCGTAAGCCCGGACAAGCAGTTCTATTACTGCTTCGGTTGCGGTGCAGGCGGCAATGCCCTCGGCTTCCTGATGGACCACGACAACCTGGATTTCCCCCAGGCCGTCGAGGACCTGGCAAAAGCCGCCGGCATGGAGATCCCCCGCGAAGAAAGTGGCCGCGCGCACAAACCGCGACAGCCCACCGACTCGCCGCTGTATCCACTGCTGACCGCCGCTGCCGACTTCTATCGACAGGCACTTAAAAGCCATCCGCAGCGCAAGGCCGCCGTCGACTACCTCAAGGGCCGCGGCCTCACCGGTGAAATCGCCCGGGACTTCGGCCTCGGTTTTGCACCACCCGGCTGGGACAATCTGTACAAGCACCTGAGCAGCGATACGCTCCAGCAAAAAGCCATGATTGATGCCGGCCTGCTGGTGGAAAATGCCGAGACCGGCAAGCGCTATGACCGCTTCCGTGACCGCGTGATGTTTCCCATCCGCGACAGCCGCGGCCGCATCATCGCGTTTGGTGGCCGCGTGCTGGGGGACGACAAGCCCAAGTACCTGAACTCTCCGGAAACCCCGGTTTTCCATAAGGGCCAGGAACTCTACGGACTGTTTGAGGCACGCAAGAACAACCGCAACCTCGACGAAATCATCGTGGTTGAAGGCTATATGGACGTGATCGCCCTGGCCCAGCAAGGCCTGCGCAATGCGGTGGCAACGCTCGGTACCGCCACCAGCGAAGAACACATGAAACGCCTGTTTCGCGTGGTGCCCAGCGTGCTGTTCTGCTTCGACGGCGACCAGGCCGGCCGCAACGCCGCCTGGCGCGCACTCGAGGCTACGCTGTCGAGCCTGCAGGATGGGCGCCGCGCACGCTTTCTGTTCCTGCCCGAAGGCGAAGACCCGGACACCCTGGTGCGCTCCGAAGGCACCGACGCGTTCCGTGCCCGCATCAATCAACACGCGCAGCCGCTGGCGGACTATTTCTTCCAGCAGCTGACCGAAGAAGCCGACCCGCGCTCGCTTGAAGGCAAGGCCCATATGGCCACCCTCGCAGCGCCGCTGATCGATAAAGTCCCCGGCGCCAACCTGAAATCACTGATGCGCATGCGCTTGCTGGAAATCACCGGCTTGAGCGGCGAAGCCGTCAGCCAGCTGGTGCATAACGCACCGCAAGATGCTCCACCGGCCTACGACCCTGGCATGGATTACGACGCCATGCCGGACTATTCCGACTTCCACCAACCGCAGGAGGCGTATGCGCCCCAGCAGGAATGGACGCCGAAAAAGCCCGGCGCCGGCGGCAAGAAATGGGACAAGAAGCCCTGGAGCAAGAATGGCAAACGCGGCGACCGCGATGAGGCTCACGCCCCGCGCACTCCGGTTGCCGTGGAAGCGCCGACGCTGATTGCCTTGCGCACGCTCATCCATCACCCGCAATTGGCGGGCAAGGTTGAAAGCGCCGACCATTTCGCCAACGAAAGCAACACCTACGCCCAAGTGCTAATCGCCTTGATCGAGGCCGTGCAGAAAAATCCTAAGCTAAACTCAATCCAGCTGATGGCTCGCTGGCATGGCACGGAACAAGGCCGCCTGTTGAAGGCACTTGCGGAAAAGGAGTGGCTAATTGACGGCGATAACCTTGAACAACAGTTTTTAGACACCATTAATAGGTTATCCGCGGGTCAGCACACACAGACCCTCGATGAGCTCATTAAGAGAGCAAGACAGCCGGGATTGTCGGCTGAAGAGCAAATTCAGATAGCAAAACAGATGCGCGACCTTTTAAAACAGAACGTTTGCACATCAAACCCGACCTCAGCTGGCGTGTGA
- the rpoD gene encoding RNA polymerase sigma factor RpoD — protein MSGKAQQQSRIKELITLGREQKYLTYAEVNDHLPEDISDPEQVEDIIRMINDMGIPVHESAPDADALMLADADTDEAAAEEAAAALAAVETDIGRTTDPVRMYMREMGTVELLTREGEIEIAKRIEEGIREVMGAIAHFPGTVDHILSEYTRVTTEGGRLSDVLSGYIDPDDGIAPPAAEIPPPVDPKAPKADDETEDDDAEASSDEEDEVESGPDPVIAAQRFGAVSDQMEITRKALKKHGRGNKQAIAELLALAELFMPIKLVPKQFEGLVERVRSALERLRAQERAIMQLCVRDARMPRTDFLRQFPGNEVDETWSDALAKGKAKYAEAIGRLQPDIIRCQQKLSALEAETGLTIAEIKDINRRMSIGEAKARRAKKEMVEANLRLVISIAKKYTNRGLQFLDLIQEGNIGLMKAVDKFEYRRGYKFSTYATWWIRQAITRSIADQARTIRIPVHMIETINKLNRISRQMLQEMGREPTPEELGERMEMPEDKIRKVLKIAKEPISMETPIGDDEDSHLGDFIEDSTMQSPIDVATVESLKEATRDVLSGLTAREAKVLRMRFGIDMNTDHTLEEVGKQFDVTRERIRQIEAKALRKLRHPTRSEHLRSFLDE, from the coding sequence ATGTCCGGAAAAGCGCAACAGCAGTCTCGTATCAAAGAGTTGATCACCCTTGGTCGTGAGCAGAAGTATCTGACTTACGCAGAGGTCAACGACCACCTGCCTGAGGATATTTCAGATCCTGAGCAGGTGGAAGACATCATCCGCATGATTAATGACATGGGGATCCCCGTACACGAGAGTGCTCCGGATGCGGACGCCCTTATGTTGGCCGACGCCGATACCGACGAGGCAGCCGCTGAAGAAGCCGCTGCCGCGTTGGCTGCGGTGGAGACCGACATCGGTCGCACGACTGACCCTGTGCGCATGTATATGCGTGAAATGGGTACCGTCGAGTTGCTGACACGCGAAGGCGAAATCGAAATCGCCAAGCGTATCGAAGAGGGCATCCGCGAAGTGATGGGCGCAATCGCGCACTTCCCTGGCACGGTTGACCACATTCTCTCCGAGTACACTCGCGTCACCACCGAAGGTGGCCGCCTGTCCGACGTCCTGAGCGGTTATATCGACCCGGACGACGGCATTGCGCCACCTGCCGCCGAAATACCGCCGCCGGTAGATCCAAAAGCGCCGAAAGCGGACGACGAAACCGAAGACGACGATGCTGAAGCCAGCAGCGACGAAGAAGATGAAGTCGAAAGCGGTCCAGACCCGGTCATCGCTGCCCAGCGTTTCGGTGCGGTTTCCGATCAAATGGAAATCACCCGCAAGGCGCTGAAAAAGCATGGTCGTGGCAACAAGCAGGCGATTGCCGAGCTGTTGGCCCTGGCCGAGCTGTTCATGCCGATCAAGCTGGTGCCCAAGCAATTCGAAGGCCTGGTTGAACGGGTTCGTAGCGCCCTTGAGCGTCTGCGTGCACAAGAGCGTGCGATCATGCAGCTCTGTGTCCGTGATGCGCGCATGCCGCGTACCGACTTCCTGCGCCAGTTCCCGGGCAACGAAGTTGACGAAACCTGGAGTGACGCCCTGGCCAAAGGCAAGGCGAAATACGCCGAAGCCATTGGTCGCCTGCAGCCGGACATCATCCGTTGCCAGCAGAAACTGAGCGCACTGGAGGCTGAAACAGGCCTGACGATCGCCGAGATCAAGGACATCAACCGTCGCATGTCGATCGGTGAGGCCAAGGCCCGCCGCGCGAAGAAAGAGATGGTTGAAGCCAACTTGCGTCTGGTGATCTCCATCGCCAAGAAGTACACCAACCGCGGCCTGCAATTCCTCGACCTGATTCAGGAAGGCAACATCGGCCTGATGAAGGCTGTGGACAAGTTCGAATACCGTCGTGGCTACAAGTTCTCGACTTATGCCACCTGGTGGATCCGTCAGGCGATCACTCGCTCGATCGCCGACCAGGCCCGCACCATCCGTATTCCGGTGCACATGATCGAGACCATCAACAAGCTCAACCGTATTTCCCGGCAGATGTTGCAGGAAATGGGTCGCGAACCGACTCCGGAAGAGCTGGGCGAACGCATGGAAATGCCTGAGGATAAAATCCGCAAGGTATTGAAGATCGCTAAAGAGCCGATCTCCATGGAAACGCCGATTGGTGATGACGAAGACTCCCATCTGGGTGACTTCATCGAAGACTCGACCATGCAGTCGCCCATCGATGTCGCCACTGTTGAAAGCTTGAAAGAAGCGACTCGCGACGTACTCTCCGGCCTCACTGCCCGTGAAGCCAAGGTACTGCGCATGCGTTTCGGCATCGACATGAATACCGACCACACCCTTGAGGAAGTCGGTAAGCAGTTCGACGTGACCCGTGAACGGATCCGTCAGATCGAAGCCAAGGCGCTGCGCAAGTTGCGTCACCCGACGCGAAGCGAGCATCTGCGCTCCTTCCTCGACGAGTGA